Within Pirellulales bacterium, the genomic segment TTACATGCCTGCCGCCGTCGACAATTCGCGCGGCGCGGGGTGGCCAGGCGCGACGGCGCTATTCAGTAGCGCAGCACCCACCCGATCTGCTTGAGTCCCCAGAGTCCCATGAACACATTGCCCGACCAGACCGACCAGGGAGGCAGCGTGCCGTTCTTGGCGCCATCCAGGCCGAACATGAGCAGCGGATAATAGATGGCGAGCGTAGGGGCGAAGACCATGAAGAAGCTGGTGAGAAAATCGGAGTTGCGGCGTTTGATGGAGGTGGCGGCGCCGACCAGTACGAACGCGAGGCAACTAAAACCATTGGCCCAGCGGCGCTGGGGCTCGGTTTCGAAGCGGTGCAGGTCGTTGGTGTCCCAGCCCAGTTTTAGGTTGCGCTTGGTCCACTCGTCACTGGCCAAAGCGGCAAAATCTCCTGTCGCGAGCGCGACCGCGCCGTGAAACGCCAATTGGTCGCGATAGGCGTCGAGTCGAGCTTCGTGCTCGCGCTGCCGACCTGGCAGCACGCGCAGCGACATGCGGGCCGGCATCATCGGCCGCTGATCGGCGCGGCTCGCCTTGGCTAGCGGAATGGCGATCTCTTGCGTGCCAGGCTCCACCAGGTTGAAAGACGAATCGCCGTGGACCGTGAAATCGTGTAGCGCGATCTTCAGTTCTTGCCGCTCAAAATCGGAGCTCATCTCGGCCCATTCGGCCATGATTGTGAACCCCGGCTTGTCGTCTTTGGGCTCGAACACCACGGTGGGCTTCACCAGCCGGCGTCCTTGCACATCCTTGACGTGAATCAGAAAGTCTTTGGTGCCGTAGGATCGCTGCGTTTTCAGCTTGCTGTAGGCGATTTCTTCGACCGCTTCGATCACCACCCGCTGCATTCCCTCCGTACCCCACGACACGGCGACGTCGTTGAGCCAGACCGTGAGCAGACTGAGCAGCACGGCGAAGAACAGGGCCGGCCACAACACCACCATCGGGCTGATGCCGGCGCTTTTGATGGCGACGATCTCGTTCGACGAGCTCATGCGCCCGTAAACGCTCGACACGGCGAAGAGGATTGTGCCCGGAATGGTGAACAACAGCGCGTTTGGCAGAATGTACGGCAGCAGCCGGGCGATTTGCGCCGGTCCAAGACCCTGCCGACTGGCCTCGGCCACGACGCCGACAACGATCATGAAGATCGTCATCACGCTTAGCGCCAGCAAGAAGATCTTGGCCAGCTCCGCCAGTACATATCGAGTGAGCACGCGCATAGGGTGGGGTAGTGTGCGAACCTGGCGTAAAGGGGTCAAGACGAATGCCAGCACCAAGCTGCGCGACAGCGATCATCGGCTTGCCTAGCCTGCCTAGCTCGCGCGAAGTGCGACTCTTTTACATTTGCTTTACAGTCGGCGGACAAGTTCGGATACTACGAACCTTCGGGAACAGGGAGGATCGCGACAGAGTGCGGGCAGGTCTGCATTTTGCGCGTTGACGGAGCGAAATAGTCAATGAGTCGACTTTCGGTGAACGAAATGACCACCTACCGGTGGTCGTTTGAAGAAGACGTGGAGCACTATCGTCGGGCCGGCATGGGGGCCATCGGCGTCTGGCGACAGAAACTATCGGATTATGGCGAAGAGCGCGGCGCCGAATTGTTGGCCGAGAGCGGCCTGGCGGTGTCGAACCTGCTCTGGGCGGGGGGCTTTACCGGCAACGAAGGGCACTCTTTTGAAGACAGCGTCGCGGACGCGATCGACGCCGTACGGTTGTGCCGCGCTGTGGGATCGGATTGCCTGGTGGTCTACACCGGAGCGCGGGCCGGACATACGCACAATCATGCCCGACGAATCATCGACGACGCGCTCAAGGCGATTTTGCCGGTCGCGGAAGAACACGAAGTGACGCTGGCGTTCGAGCCGATGCACCCGCACTATGCGGCGGGCTGGACCTATTGGACCGATTTCTACGCCGCCCTTGATCGAGTCGCCAACCAGGATCATCGCCTATTGCGGTTGGTGTTCGACACCTATCACTTTGGCACGCTGCCGGGCATTGCAGCGCGCATTCGCGAAATTGCGCCTTGGGTCGCCGTGGTGCATCTGGGAGATGGACGTTACAGCAAAGGTCCAGACCAGGATCGCACTCGCTTGGGCGATGGCGAGGTGCCGCTGCGCGACCTGGTACATGCTTTTGAAGCGGCGGGCTACAGCGGCTACTACGATTTGGAGCTGATGGGCCAGGATATTGAGGCGTGTTGTTACCACAAGCTGCTGGACCACTCGAAGCGGGTATTTGAGCAAATCACCAGCACCGCGGAGGTGTAGCGCGGCATTGGCAGAAAGGGACGCGGCCGACACTTGACCCTTATCTGGCATGGACTTAGACTTCCCAATCGGTTTCTGCCGTCATAATCCCACTGGCCCGCTTGGTTTGCCCGCCGCTGTCGCCGTCTGTCCCATACTATTTCATGGGGCGGTGGTTTCGCTCGCGGCTCGAGGATCGGTTGCGTGAAGCGCGCGCTCATCAGCGATATCCATTCGAATCTCGAGGCGCTAGAGGCGGTGCTGGCCGATATTCGCCAGCAAGGCGCCAGCCAGATTTATTGCCTGGGCGACATCATTGGCTACGGCCCTAACCCGCGCGAATGCATCGATCTGGTGATGGATTGCGATGCGTGCATCCTCGGCAACCACGACCAAGGGGCGATGTTCGATCCGGAAGGCTTTAACTCGGGCGCCGAGCGGGCCATTTTTTGGACGCGCGAGCAGTTGGAGAATCCCGCGGGCGATCCCAAGCAGAACCTCAAGCGCTGGGATTTTTTGGGCGAGTTGCCGCGCAACAAGCGCGAGAACGGTTTTTTGTTTGTGCATGGCTCGGCGCGAAATCCGCTCAACGAGTATGTCTTTCCCGAAGACATCTACAATCAACGAAAGATGCAAAAGATCTTCGATTTGATTGAGCGGCATTGCTTTCAGGGGCACACGCACGTGCCGGGCGTGTTCACGCAGAGCTTGAACTTTTTAAGCCCCGAGGAGATCAATTACCAATACCGGCTGTCGGACGACAAAACGATGGTCAACGTCGGATCGGTGGGGCAGCCGCGCGACGGCGATTCGCGGGCGTGCTATGTGATCTTGGAAGACGATTTGGTGACGTTCCGGCGGGTGAATTACCCCTTCGATAAAACGATTGAAAAGATATACAACACGCCGGAACTCGATAACTTTCTGGGCGATCGCCTCCGCGAGGGCCGTTGATCGATCGACCCGTTTTGCCGGCGCTATCTGTGCGGCCAGGGCCAAGACGCCCCGTCTGCGGCATTCGCCGCTCATAGGAATTTGAAGCGAAATGGAAAAGCGTTTAGCGAGCTTCATGGCCATTGCCATCGCCATTTTGTTGGCGAACGCGCTGATCACCAACTGGCTGTTTCCGCCCAAGCCGAAGCCAGCGGCGCAAAAAATGGCCGAGGCCCAGGCCGCCGCCGACGCGGCGGCAAAGGAGGCAGCGCCAGAGCCAGACGTGGATGGCACGGACAAAGCGGCGGCTAGCGAGACCAGCGATCCTGCGACTCCGGAGGCAGCGGCCGAAACGCCGCAGGTCGACGCTGAGCCGGAGACTCCCGAAGAGCGAATCACCCTCGGCTCTATTGACGAGGCGAGCGGATACCGCTTGCTGGTCACGCTGGTCAATCGCGGGGCGGCTGTCGAGCGGATCGAACTGGCGAATCCTCAGTATTTGGATCAAGAAGAGCGCTCGGGCTATCTGGGCCATTTGGCGGCGTTTGACGCCGAGAACCAGCCCGGCGCTGTTGTTGGCGTGGTGGGGCGAGGGACGCCGGCGGAAAAGGCTGGCCTGAAGGCAGGAGACATCATCACCGCGCTGGGACCGGCCAAGATCACCAGCGGCGCGGCGCTGGAGGCGGCCATGCGGCGCACACGCCCCGGCCAATCACTGTCGATTGGCGTCGTGCGCGAAGGCAAAGAGCAAACGCTTCAAACAGAGCTGAGCCGTCCGCCGATGGAGGTGATCCGGCCGAGTAATTTGCCTGAGTTGCTCAAGACATGGGAGCGGAGCGATCCCGACATGCTGCGTCCCTCATGGGACGAAAGCCGGCCGTCGTTCCTGCTCACGTTGCAGCAATTGGACGACCGACGCCTGGGGGAAGCAGCGGGGGAACTGCGTGGCCTGAATCTGGAGGAAGGAACCTGGGAACTGGTTGAAGGCGCCAGCGACGCGCAGGCGGAGTTTCGTCGCGCCGTCGGCGACACGGGCCTTGTGATCGTCAAGCGGTACGAACTGGAGAAGGCGCGCGGCGCGAAGGATCCACCCGGCTATCACCTCACGCTGACTGTTGAAATTCGCAATACGTCGCCCAGTGCGCGGCAAGTGGCGTATCGCCTGAATGGGCCCAACGGCCTGCCGACCGAAGGTTGGTGGTATTCGAGCAAGTTGAACCGATCGGGCTGGGGGGGCGCCGGTCCGCGCGACGTGGTTTCGGGCACGTGGGAAGATGGCTCGGTGTCCAGCAGCCTGACTAGCACCGCCATCATAGTGGCTGCCGAAGCGCATGAGGCGCATCGCGGCGCCAATGTGGCCTATCTGGGCATCGACGCGCAATTCTTTTCGGCCGTCATGCTGCCCAAGAAGTCGAAGCCGGAAGAGAACTGGATTCACCAGTGGCAACCAGCGGTGATTGGTCCCATCCCCAAGGAGAGCGACAAGACGCGGCTGGCGAACGTTTCGTTTCAGTTGACGAGCGACACCGTGGCGCTTGAGCCGACGGCGAGCGTGAGCCACGCGTACACGATTTTCGCCGGACCGAAGAAGCCCGATATTGTGGCGGCGTATGGGCTGTCGGACCTGATTTATTACGGTTGGTTCGGTCAGGTGGCGCGGCCGATGGCGGGACTATTGCACATCTTTTATGCGCTGATACGCAACTACGGTCTGGCGATCATTCTGCTGACTGTGCTGGTGCGGTCGGCGATGATGCCGCTCAGCCGCAAGCAGGCGATGAGCGCCCAGAAGATGCAAGAGTTGCAGCCAGAGCTCAAGAAGCTGCAAGACAAATACAAGAACGACATGGAAGCCCGCAGCAAGGCGCAGCGCGAGCTGTTTCTCAAGCACAACTACAACCCGCTGGGCGGGTGCTTGTTGATGTTCATTCAGTTGCCGATCTTCATTGGCCTGTATCGCTCGCTGTCGGCCGATGTCGCCTTGCGCGGCGCTCCCTTGTTGTGGGACGGCGGATGGTGTTCGAACTTGGCCGCGCCCGACATGTTGTTTCGCTGGAACTTTCTGCCGAACTTCCTGCTGGGCTGGCTCGGCCCGTACTTCAACTTGCTGCCGGTCATCACCATCGTGTTGTTTATCTGGCAGCAGAAGATGTTCATGCCGCCGCCGACCGACGAACAGGCCGCGATGCAGCAAAAGATGATGCAGTACATGATGGTCTTCATCGGTGTCATGTTCTTCAAAGTCCCCAGCGGCTTGTGCATTTATTTCATCGCTTCGAGTCTGTGGGGACTGGCCGAACGCAAGCTGCTGCCCAAGTCGAATGCGGCAGCCGCGGCGCCAGTGCCCGCCGTGGCGCCGACTGCGAGAAGCTCATCAGCCCCTGGTGGCAATGGCAGCGGGCGCGCGGGCGATCGCAAGAAGCAGCGCGACAGGCGGTAGGCCGTGTACCACGCGCAAGACACGATCGCCGCCGTCGCCAGCGCCGCGGGCGGCGCGGCGCGCGGCGTGGTGCGGATCAGCGGCGCAGCGGCGTTTTCTTGTCTGCAGGGCGTGGTGGATGAAAGCGCGGCGCAGCGACTGCGCGAGCTCAAACGGCCGCATGTCGTGGCGGCGCAATTGAGCGTGCGCGAGGGCGCGGCGCTCGTACCGTGCCAAATCTGGGCCTGGCCCACCGAGCGCAGCTACACGCGCGAGCCGTTGGCGGAGATTCACACGGTTGGCTCACCTCCCTTGTTGGCCGCCACGCTCGTGGCATTGTGTCGACAGGGCGCACGGCTGGCCGAGCCGGGGGAGTTCACGCTGCGGGCGTTCTTGTCAGGACGCATCGACCTGACGCAGGCCGAAGGCGTATTGGGCGTCATCGCCGCGACAGGCGAGCCGGCGCTGCGCGCGGCGCTGGCGCAGCTCGCGGGGGGACTCTCGCGTCCGTTGGTGGCGCTGCGCGATCAATTGGCCGACTTGTTGGCCGAATTGGAGGCGGGGCTCGATTTCGTCGAGGAAGACATTGAGTTTATTTCCGCGGTCGAGTTGCGCCGGCGGTTGCAGGATGCCGCCAATTCGTGCGATGCAATCGCCGCGCAGGTGCGCGGTCGGAGCGAACTGGCCGATTTGCCGCGTGTGGCGATCGTCGGCGCGCCCAATGCGGGCAAGAGCAGTCTCTTCAACCGACTAGCAGGGAAGGAGCGAGCTATTGTTTCGCCGATCGCTGGCGCCACACGCGATTACCTTGCCGCGCGCGTCCAATTTGGCGAGCAGCCGTGCCTGGTGATCGACACTGCGGGCCAAAGCGATCTAGCGGTCGGCGAAATCGACGCGCTGGCGCAAACACATTCGGCCGAGCAGCAACGCGGCGCAGAAGTGCAGGTTCTGTGCGTCGACGGCAGCGATACCGTGGCAATTGCGGCGCTGACGGGTGAAAGCAAGGACTCCGGACAATTGGTCGTACTCACCAAGTCCGATCTCACGCCCGGCGGAGCCTCTGCGCCGGCTGCGCCACCTATCCGCGTCAACAGCCTCTCTGGCGAAGGGATCGGCGAGCTGAGGTCGAGAATCGCCGAAGTCCTGGCCATGCGCCGCGACAATTCGGGCCTCGCAGTCGCCGGCACAGCGCTGCGCGCCGCGGAGAGTGTGCGGCAGGCTGGCGAATCGATCGCGCGGGCGGAACAATTGGCGCACAGCGCCGATGGCCAGGAGTTGATCGCCGCCGAGGTACGCGTTGCGCTGTCTGAACTGGGCAAGGTGGTGGGCGCCGTGTACACCGATGACTTGTTGGATCGCATCTTCAGTCGCTTTTGCATAGGAAAATGAGCATCACCTCCAACATCATTGTGCTAGGGTCCGCCAACACCGATCTGGTGGTGCGCTCCCCACGTTTGCCGCGACCGGGTGCAACGATCCTCGGCGGCGAGTTTTATCAGGCCGCCGGCGGCAAGGGGGCCAATCAGGCGATTGCCGCCGCGCGCGCCGCCACCGCGCCAGTCCTATTCGTTGCGGCGCTGGGCGACGATGCGTTTGGCAAGACGGCACTCGCCGGTTTTCAACAGGAGAACCTCGACGCGCGCTTTGTCCGCGTGATTTCTGGCGCGCATAGCGGCGTGGCGCTGATCCTCGTCGACGAGCGCGGCGAGAACATGATTAGCGTGGCCTCCGGCGCCAATTGGTTGCTCGCGCCCGAAGACATCGATCGAGTGCCCGACGAGGTGTTTGCCAGCGCCAAGGTCTTTTTGACCAGCCTCGAAACGCCGCTGCCAACAGTGCTGTACGGATTGCGGCGGGCGCGACAGCACGGACTAGTCACCATCCTGAACCCGGCGCCTGCCGATCGCGCGATTGTCGATAGCCAAGTCTTGGAACTGGTCGATGTGCTGACCCCCAACGAGCATGAAGCGGCGGCGCTGACCGGAGTGGAGTTGTCGAGCAACGACGCCGTTTTGGCCGCGGCGCGTGTGTTGCAATCGCTGGGCATCAAGAAAGTGATTGTCACCCTGGGGGAGCGCGGCTCGGTCGTGGTCGAAGAACGCGCGCACTGGATCGATGCGGAGCGAGTCGAAGCGGTTGACGCCACGGCGGCGGGAGACGCGTTCAACGGCGCCCTGGCGGCGCAAATGGCCGAGGGGAGTTCGCTGGCTGCGGCGGCCCGTTGGGCCGGCTGTGCCGCGGCCTTGGCGGTCACCCGGCGCGGGGCTCAACCGTCGCTGCCGCATCGAAGGGAAATCGACGACTTTGCCGCCCGCCGCTCAGGTCGCTAAACTAACCGGCAACAGAATTGCCCACAGGAGATGCCTGCGATGAGCGTCGCCACGCAAGCCGCCTTGTATCGCGAACAAACCCGCAATGTGACCACGCATGAGGAGATCGACCGCGCGCTGGCCTCACTGGAGCAAGGCAAGTCGCGCTGGCGCAAGCTGTCGATCGGCGAGCGTGTGAATCTAGCGCAGGCTTGCCTCGATGGCATGTACACCGTGGCGGAGGATTGGATCAACCGCGCCTGCGCCGCCAAGGGCATCGAACCGGGCGATCCCGCCCGGGCCGAGGAGGTGGGCAATGGTCCCATGGCCACCGCGCGTTACTTGCGCTTGTTGATGCAAAGTCTGCAAGATATCGACCGCCACGGCGTGCCGCAGTTGCCGGGCGAGATCGTCACCGGTCCTGATGGGCGACTGCGGGTGCAAGTGGTGCCAACCAAGGGGCTGTTCGACGGCATTGCCTTCCAAGGCTTCAAGGCCCATGTGTGGCAGCAGCCAGGGGTCACACGCGAGAATCTGCGCGAGACGCAGGCGACCTACTATCAGCGTGGCTGCGTCGATGAGGGCATCTCGCTGGTGCTTGGCGCCGGCAACGTCTCCAGCATTCCGCCCACCGACGCCTTCAGCAAATTGTTCCACGATGGCAAGGTGGTGCTACTGAAGATGAACCCGGTCAACGAGTATCTCGGACCGGTGCTCGAGCGCGCGTTCGCGCCCCTGATTCAGGGTGGCTACCTGCGAATTATCTATGGTGGCGCCGATGTCGGGGCGTACGCCACGCAGCATGCCTTGGTCGACGAAGTGCATATCACCGGTTCGGCGCTGTCGCACAACACAATCGTCTGGGGGCCACCAGGCGAAGACCGCGAGCGCCGCATGGCTGCCGGCGATCCGCTTTTGAAAAAAGAAATCACCAGCGAACTGGGCAATGTCACCCCGTGGATCGTGGTTCCGGCGCAGTACACCGACAGAGAGCTGCGTTTTCAGGCGGAGAACCTTGCTTCGACGATCGTCAACAACGCCTCGTTCAACTGCATCGCCACCAAGATGGTGGTCACCTGCCGCAGTTGGCCGCAGCGTGAGCAGTTTCTTGGCTATCTGAAGCAAGTGCTCGCCGGCGTCCAGCCGCGACAGGCGTATTACCCTGGCGCCGAGGAGCGGTATCGCAAGTTCGCCAACGGCGAGCCGCAAGGCTGCTCGGCGGGCGCATTGCCGTGGAAGTTCGTGGCCGACGTGAACCCCGAGCGCGATCCGTTGTACTTTGAGGAAGAGTCGTTTGTCAGCGTCTTTGCCGAGACCGCGATCGAGGCTGACGACTCGTTGCGGTTTTTGTCGCGCGCCACCGACTTTGCCAATAATCGTCTTTGGGGCACGCTGGGCGCTGCGGTCATGCTGCCGCCGCGCTTGCGCAAGGAACCCGGTTTTGAAGCCGCATACCAAAAGATGCTCGCCGACCTGCGCTACGGCACGATTGGCGTGAATCATTGGCCAGCACTTTCTTACGCCATGATGAGCACTCCTTGGGGGGGATACCCTGGGGGCACGCTGCAAGACCCGCAGAGCGGCATTGGCTGGGTGCACAACACATACATGCTCGAGCGCGCCGAAAAGAGCGTACTCGAAGGTCCGCTCACCATGTTCCCCAAGCCGATCTGGTTCCCAAGCAATCGGGGCGCCGAGGGGACGGTGCGCAAGGTTCTCGATCTGTATCGCAATCCCTCGATCTGGAAGTTACCAGGCCTGATGCTGGCCGCCATTCGAACCTAGCTGAAGACGGCCGATTCGTTTGACTTGGCCCTGCGCGGCGCGCAGACTCGACAGCGACGCAAAACGATCGTTTTGCGATTCGTTCGCGCTCGCTGAGGGTTCTAATTGTCATGGTTGGTAGTTTCTGGCGCGCTGGCCGCGCCGCGGTTTTGTTGTGCGCGCTGGCGAGCGGTGTGCGCGCCCAGTCTCCGACCACGCGGCCCCCCAGCGGCCTGCGCGATCACACGCCCAGTGCGCACGCGCTGGTGAACGCGCGGATTGTGATGGCGCCGGGACGTGTCATCGAGGGAGGCACGTTGATTGTGCGCGACGGGTTGATTGTGGATGTCGGCGAAGCAATCGATTGTCCGGAAGATTGCCGTCGCTGGGATCTGGCGGGCAAGACGATCTACCCTGGTCTGATCGACGCCTATAGCGAAGTGACCATACCCGATAGCGCCGAGGTTCGCGGCCCCGGTTATTGGAATACGCAGATCACGCCGCAGTTGCGCGCCGAGGAGCATTACCAGCCAGACGATGGCGTGAACGCGAAACTCCGCGGCCAGGGAATCACGCAGCGGCTGATTGTGCCCAATCGGGGCGTCATCCGCGGGACGAGCGCCGTGGTGACGACCGGCGACGATCCGCCGGCCCGCTCTGTCGTGCGTCAGCAGGTGGCGCTGCACGTTGAGCCGACCTTGAGGCCAGGACGCTCGCGCGACGGTTACCCCACCTCGCCGATGGGCGCGCTGACCTTGGTGCGACAGGCGTTTTACGACGCCGATTGGCATGCTCGGGCCTGGGACGCGCATCGTGCCAAGAGCAACGTGCCGCGGCCCGAGCAAAATGTGGCGCTCGAAGCGCTTGCCGAGCACCAGCGCCTGCGCCGACCGGTTGTGTTCGAGGCTCAGGACGAACTTTATTTCTTGCGCGCCGATCGACTTGCCGCCGAGTTCGGACTGAGCGCGATTATTCGCGGTTCGGGACAAGAGTATCGCCGGATCGACGCCATCGCGGCCACGGGGTTGCCCGTGATCGTGCCGGTGACTTTTCCCAAGGCCCCGAACGTGAGCACGCCCGAGGGAGCGCTAGCGGCGTCGCTCGAAGATTTGCTCGATTGGGATATTGCCCCGGAGAATCCCGCCCGACTGGAAAAAGCCGGCGTCCGGTTCGCGCTCTCGGCGCAGGGTCTCAAGGACACCGGGGAGTTTTTGGACGCGGTGCGAAAAGCGGTCGAACGCGGTCTGTCGGCTAACGCCGCGCTGGCCGCGTTGACTACCACGCCGGCCGAGCTTTTGGGCATCGCCGATCGCGCGGGCACGCTAGAGCGCGGCAAGGCGGCGCATCTGGTGATCGCCGACGGCGACCTGTGGAACAAGAAAACGAAGATCATCGCCACCTGGGTCGACGGTCGCCGTTATGAGGCGCCGACCACGCCGCGCTTCGATTTGCGCGGCACGTGGGAAGTGAGCGTCACGCGGGCCGATGGCAAGGCGGAGTCGCTGGTGCTGGAGTTAACGGGCGAACCCTCCAAGCTGAAGGGACAACTGCGCCGGCCCGTTGCGCCGCAAGCCGACGCGGCTGATGCCAATCCGGATAAGAAGCCCGAGCAAGCGGATGACGACAAGCTGGACGACAAGGGCAAGGACGAAAAAGTCGACAGCGACAAGGACAATGAAACCGACAAGAAGTCCGACAAGAAAAACGGCGACCTGACGCGTCCCAAATTGAGTGATTCCTTGTTCACTGCCGCATTGGACGGTGAATCGCTCCAGTGGCCGGGCATCGTGCAATTGAGCGCGACGGTGCTAACGCCACGGGCCGAGGAGAACAAAGCTGTCCCGCCGCTGGAGATGCTGGGCCGCGTGATTTGGGCCGATGGCGCGCAGACCGCCTGGTCGGCGCGACAAACAAAGCGCGAGTCCGACAGCGATACGCCGGCCGACAAGCCAGATGCGAAGGCAACTGACAACGATACCGTGGCGGAAGGGGATGGAACGGATAGGGCCAAGCCCGACGAACCGCCCAAATACAAGAAAGAGGCGCTCTTTGCGGTTAATTACCCGCTGGGGGCTTTTGGCATAGCAGGGCCACCGGAGCAGCCAAAGCAAGTGCTGTTCAAGGACGCCACCGTGTGGACCTGTGGGCCGGAGGGGACGCTCGAAAGGGCATCGGTGTTGATCGCTGGCGGCAAGATTGCCGCCATTGGCGCCAACATCGCTCCGCCCGAAGGCGCCGTCGTCATCGACTGCGCCGGCCGACACCTTTCGCCCGGCATCATCGATTGCCACTCGCACATTGCCACTGATGGCGGCGTGAACGAGAGCGGGCAGGCGATCACCGCCGAAGTCCGCATTGGCGACTTCATCGACTCGAACGACGTGAACATCTACCGGCAACTGGCCGGCGGCGTGACCACGGCGAACATCTTGCACGGTTCGGCGAATCCGATTGGCGGCCAGAATCAGGTGATCAAGATGCGCTGGGGCGGGCTGCCCGAAGAGATGAAGTTAAATGAGGCGCCCGCGGGCATTAAGTTCGCGCTGGGCGAAAACGTCAAGCAGTCGAACTGGGGCGAGCGCTATACCAGCCGCTATCCGCAAACGCGGATGGGGGTCGAACAGCTTATTCGCGACGAGTTCCACGCCGCCCGCGCGTATCGGCACGCGCAGCTAATGTGGCGGCGGAACGCGGAGGGGTTGCCGCCGCGGCACGATCTGGAACTGGAGGCGGTGGCCGAGATCATCGAAGGCAAGCGCCTGATCCATTGCCACTCGTACCGGCAAGACGAGATTTTGGCGTTCATGCGAGTGTGCGAGGAGTTTGGCGTGCGCATCGCCACGCTCCAACATATTTTGGAAGGGTACAAGCTAGCCGACGTGATGAAGGCGCACGGCGCTGGTGGCTCGTCGTTCTCCGACTGGTGGGCCTACAAATTCGAGGTGTACGACGCTATTCCGTACAACGGGGCGCTGATGCATCAGGCTGGCGTGTTGGTCTCGTTCAACTCCGACGACGCCGAGTTGGCGCGCCGGCTGAACCTGGAGGCGGCCAAGGCAGTGAAGTACGGCGATATTCCTCCGATCGAGGCGATCAAGTTCGTCACCATCAATCCGGCCAAGCAACTAGGCATCGATCGGCATGTCGGCTCGATCGAGCTTGGCAAGAGCGCTGACTTGGCGCTGTGGAGCGGTCCGCCGCTCTCGGTTTACTCGCGCTGCGAAGAGACGTGGGTCGATGGCCGCAAATACTTCGACCGCGCGGCCGACCTGGCCCGCCGCGACCAGATTCGCAAGATGCGGGCTGATCTGGTGCAAAAAATCTTGCTCAGCAAGGCCGAGTTGGCGGAGCCGGGCGAGGAGCGTTCCGCCAGTCG encodes:
- a CDS encoding LptF/LptG family permease; this encodes MRVLTRYVLAELAKIFLLALSVMTIFMIVVGVVAEASRQGLGPAQIARLLPYILPNALLFTIPGTILFAVSSVYGRMSSSNEIVAIKSAGISPMVVLWPALFFAVLLSLLTVWLNDVAVSWGTEGMQRVVIEAVEEIAYSKLKTQRSYGTKDFLIHVKDVQGRRLVKPTVVFEPKDDKPGFTIMAEWAEMSSDFERQELKIALHDFTVHGDSSFNLVEPGTQEIAIPLAKASRADQRPMMPARMSLRVLPGRQREHEARLDAYRDQLAFHGAVALATGDFAALASDEWTKRNLKLGWDTNDLHRFETEPQRRWANGFSCLAFVLVGAATSIKRRNSDFLTSFFMVFAPTLAIYYPLLMFGLDGAKNGTLPPWSVWSGNVFMGLWGLKQIGWVLRY
- a CDS encoding sugar phosphate isomerase/epimerase — translated: MSRLSVNEMTTYRWSFEEDVEHYRRAGMGAIGVWRQKLSDYGEERGAELLAESGLAVSNLLWAGGFTGNEGHSFEDSVADAIDAVRLCRAVGSDCLVVYTGARAGHTHNHARRIIDDALKAILPVAEEHEVTLAFEPMHPHYAAGWTYWTDFYAALDRVANQDHRLLRLVFDTYHFGTLPGIAARIREIAPWVAVVHLGDGRYSKGPDQDRTRLGDGEVPLRDLVHAFEAAGYSGYYDLELMGQDIEACCYHKLLDHSKRVFEQITSTAEV
- a CDS encoding metallophosphoesterase family protein; translation: MKRALISDIHSNLEALEAVLADIRQQGASQIYCLGDIIGYGPNPRECIDLVMDCDACILGNHDQGAMFDPEGFNSGAERAIFWTREQLENPAGDPKQNLKRWDFLGELPRNKRENGFLFVHGSARNPLNEYVFPEDIYNQRKMQKIFDLIERHCFQGHTHVPGVFTQSLNFLSPEEINYQYRLSDDKTMVNVGSVGQPRDGDSRACYVILEDDLVTFRRVNYPFDKTIEKIYNTPELDNFLGDRLREGR
- a CDS encoding YidC/Oxa1 family insertase periplasmic-domain containing protein, coding for MEKRLASFMAIAIAILLANALITNWLFPPKPKPAAQKMAEAQAAADAAAKEAAPEPDVDGTDKAAASETSDPATPEAAAETPQVDAEPETPEERITLGSIDEASGYRLLVTLVNRGAAVERIELANPQYLDQEERSGYLGHLAAFDAENQPGAVVGVVGRGTPAEKAGLKAGDIITALGPAKITSGAALEAAMRRTRPGQSLSIGVVREGKEQTLQTELSRPPMEVIRPSNLPELLKTWERSDPDMLRPSWDESRPSFLLTLQQLDDRRLGEAAGELRGLNLEEGTWELVEGASDAQAEFRRAVGDTGLVIVKRYELEKARGAKDPPGYHLTLTVEIRNTSPSARQVAYRLNGPNGLPTEGWWYSSKLNRSGWGGAGPRDVVSGTWEDGSVSSSLTSTAIIVAAEAHEAHRGANVAYLGIDAQFFSAVMLPKKSKPEENWIHQWQPAVIGPIPKESDKTRLANVSFQLTSDTVALEPTASVSHAYTIFAGPKKPDIVAAYGLSDLIYYGWFGQVARPMAGLLHIFYALIRNYGLAIILLTVLVRSAMMPLSRKQAMSAQKMQELQPELKKLQDKYKNDMEARSKAQRELFLKHNYNPLGGCLLMFIQLPIFIGLYRSLSADVALRGAPLLWDGGWCSNLAAPDMLFRWNFLPNFLLGWLGPYFNLLPVITIVLFIWQQKMFMPPPTDEQAAMQQKMMQYMMVFIGVMFFKVPSGLCIYFIASSLWGLAERKLLPKSNAAAAAPVPAVAPTARSSSAPGGNGSGRAGDRKKQRDRR
- a CDS encoding 50S ribosome-binding GTPase, encoding MYHAQDTIAAVASAAGGAARGVVRISGAAAFSCLQGVVDESAAQRLRELKRPHVVAAQLSVREGAALVPCQIWAWPTERSYTREPLAEIHTVGSPPLLAATLVALCRQGARLAEPGEFTLRAFLSGRIDLTQAEGVLGVIAATGEPALRAALAQLAGGLSRPLVALRDQLADLLAELEAGLDFVEEDIEFISAVELRRRLQDAANSCDAIAAQVRGRSELADLPRVAIVGAPNAGKSSLFNRLAGKERAIVSPIAGATRDYLAARVQFGEQPCLVIDTAGQSDLAVGEIDALAQTHSAEQQRGAEVQVLCVDGSDTVAIAALTGESKDSGQLVVLTKSDLTPGGASAPAAPPIRVNSLSGEGIGELRSRIAEVLAMRRDNSGLAVAGTALRAAESVRQAGESIARAEQLAHSADGQELIAAEVRVALSELGKVVGAVYTDDLLDRIFSRFCIGK
- the rbsK gene encoding ribokinase; protein product: MSITSNIIVLGSANTDLVVRSPRLPRPGATILGGEFYQAAGGKGANQAIAAARAATAPVLFVAALGDDAFGKTALAGFQQENLDARFVRVISGAHSGVALILVDERGENMISVASGANWLLAPEDIDRVPDEVFASAKVFLTSLETPLPTVLYGLRRARQHGLVTILNPAPADRAIVDSQVLELVDVLTPNEHEAAALTGVELSSNDAVLAAARVLQSLGIKKVIVTLGERGSVVVEERAHWIDAERVEAVDATAAGDAFNGALAAQMAEGSSLAAAARWAGCAAALAVTRRGAQPSLPHRREIDDFAARRSGR